CCAGGTAGACCACGATCAGCAGCGCCGAGCAGGAATGTCAACGCCAAAGCCAGGGAGAAGCTCAGATGACGGCGCATGAGGCTGCCGGCGATCAGCACGGCCAGGCCGGCCACGCCGAAGGTGAGCAGGCCGCGCGGGTCAATCTGGCTGAGCAGGGCGGCCACAGCGGCCGGCTCTCCCGGTGGATTGAGGACATTCGCCAGGTCGTAGCCGCCGTGAATGGTAGCCCCCACGGCCGAGATGGCGCCCAGCATCAGGCCGAGCATGGCAACCTGCGCATCGGCCTCGCCCAGCCGCTCGAACAAGGCCACCAGGGCCACGAGCGACAACAGGCCGCCAATGAGCAGGCACAGCGAGTAGAGCAGCGTTCTGGAGGACGACGAACGACACAGAGTACAGCAGCCCGATCAGCGCGGCCGCGATGGCCGCCAGGCCGGCGGCGCGGTCGAAAGCGGACGATGCGTTCATAGATGATACCTCGTTACCAGGATATTGAAGATGGCGCTTGCGGCCATTCGACAGGTCTTGCGCGGGAGGCGCCGCCCTGACTGCGCACCTCAGGCCTGGCTGGCCGTCGAGGCCAGGCTTGCAGGGGGCGCAGTCAGTAAGGCGGACAGCCCTTCGCGGCCCCACGCCATGACGATGTCGTGGTTCCAGGCGAAGAACGGTCGCGCGAGCGGCGCCAGGAGATTCATCCAGCGCTTGGTGGTCGTCACGTTCCAATCGTAGCGCGCAGTCGTGATGCCATTGGCTTCGCTGAAGGTCCATAGCCGGTCCCTTCCAACTCGCCTGTGGCGCGGCCCTCGATGCGCCGGAACGGTTCGATGCAGGTTGTCTCCATCACGAAGGTGAGACGATAAGGCAGCTTGCTCTTCCAGGTGTAGTGGTGGGCGGCGCCGATCCCGCGGCTGTCCCCGCGGCGCAGGCGGACGACCGCCTCGACCCCCCGCCACCACTGCGGCCATCGCTCAACCTCGGTAATCGCCGTCCAGATGGGGGCAACCGGCGCGGCGAGTTGCCAGATGGTGGTAAAAGAATAGTGTGCGGGCAGTCAACAGGCCAGGCTGGCTGGCGCCGAGAACGATGGCATGGGTGTTTGCATGTGAAATGGGATTAGAATTAGAAAGCGGTCTCTCGGCGCCTGGGTTCGTCATGATTGCATCTCCTGCAAGTGATTGACATCGGCCTCGTACCGATCATCAGTGACCCCAGGATACATGCAAACGATACTCTGTGAACAGATCGAACAGTGCTCACTTCTTGTTCATTTTTTCGGAAAGCGCGCGCTTTCCTGCGCCGCCCTGGGGTAAAGATCATTATTCAATGCAAAGCCGCAAGGACGCGAAGGGCGTAAAGCAAGATCAAAAAAGCCTGCAAACCTGCGCCCGGGTAATCTGGGGCGGCACGCATACTCAGGTCTCAGCAGTAGGAGCCCGCATGGCTTCCACTGCGCATTCCCAGGCGCCTTCATGGCACAGGCCATCGGCTCGAGCGCGTTCGTAGGCCGCCAACCCCGCCTGCAAGCGCACCTCGCTCAAGACCACAGCCAGCGCGCTGTCACCCGTTGTCAACTGGTCGCTGACCAGGGCTAATCGCTCTCTGATCGTCGCTCGTCTCTCGTTATCCATGGTGTATCGCCTTCGAGCGCGAGTGGTTCATTTTTTTCCTCCTTCTTGCACCGGTCCGGATCGCGGGAGTCACTCGAACTGCGCCGATTCTGCCCAAAACCGATATTTGGCGTTACTGCCCATCTCCAACCCGACTTGACTTAATTCGGTATTAGTGCTATACAAGTCCGTAAATTATCTCTCACACAGAATGCTCCTTTCCGCCTGCCGCCATGAGGCAGTCAGATTTCTTCATCGCTCTGTCAAACAACTCCAAAATACGCAGCAACTACCGACGGCGGATTGTGCAGTGAGTGTAGCATAAGCCCTGGGAAAGATGGTGATCATGAACACGATGATAAGATACATGCCGCTGCGATACACCTTGCTGCGCCTGGCTGCCCGCGCCGGGCACATTGCCTTTACTCTGGCGATCTCCCTCATGTTGACATTCAGCGCAGGTTCGCAGTCTGCGGCGGAAGGGCCGCGTCGAACCGCACCCATCCCGGCTCCCGCTGGCCTGCAGGCGACCTTCGTCGTCCGCGGCGCTTCAGCGCCGGCGTCGAAAAGACCGCG
Above is a genomic segment from Candidatus Amarolinea dominans containing:
- a CDS encoding acetyltransferase yields the protein MAVVLSEVRLQAGLAAYERARADGLCHEGAWECAVEAMRAPTAET